The stretch of DNA TCCGGAATCTAAGGCAGAGATGGCACTACGAGCGCCGGCACCGACCTCCCGGCGGGGGAGGGGAGGGGTCCGTGTTTCACGTGAAACGAAACGCATCCAAAGTGACGGAGCGTGACTTCGTCGACCCGGGACATAGATCTGAAAAAGGCGGGGCCCCGGAGGTGAATCCGGGAGCCCCGCCCTGGGAGTGCGTGTGGGGATCAGTCCTTGATGACGACCACGCGACGCGACGGCTCGGCGCCTTCGCTCTCGCTCGATACACCGTCGACCTTCGCGACTGCGTCGTGAACGATCTTGCGCTCGAACGGCGTCATCGGAGCGAGCTCCTCGCGTTCGCCGCTCTCGAGCACGCGACGTGCTGCCGAGGAACCCAGCTCGGTCAGTTCGGCGCGACGGCCGGCACGCCATCCGGCGATGTCCAGCATCAGCCGGCTGCGCTCGCCCGTCGCCTGCTGCACGGCGAGGCGAGTCAGTTCCTGCAGTGCGTCCAGCACCTCGCCCTTGCGCCCGACCAACTTGGTGAGATCGTCCCCACCGTCGATGCTGACAACAGCGCGGTCGCCCTCGACGTCCAGGTCGATGTCGCCGTCGAAGTCGAGTACGTCGAGCAACTGCTCCAGGTAGTCGCCGGCGATTTCCCCTTCCTCGATCAGGTAGTCGTCAGAATCGGAATCCACCTCGGTGTCCGGGTTCTGCGTCGGTGCAGTCACGTCTGTCTCATCTCCGTCCACTGCGATGTCAGGCTCACTAGCCATGCTCGTTCTCTTTTCTGAATCAGCGCCGCTTGCGCTTGGGGGACTTTCCGCGATTGGACTGGGGGCGGGCACCGGGCTTCGGCTTCGACGCCGAACCGTCACCGCTCGGCTGATCGGAGACGTCGCCTTCGACGACGCCCTCCACGATCTCCGGTTCGTTGTCGGAGGAAGAACCGTCCGTTGCGGTCGCGGACTTCTTCTTTTTCTTGGTGAGATCGGGCCGTGCGCCGGGCTTCGGAGCGTTGTCCGCCCGGCGTGCGATGGCAGCCTGCTTCTTCTCCTCCTCTTCCGCGTCGATACGACGGAAGACGATGTGCTGCTGCCCGTACGTCCAGATGTTGTTACTCACCCAGTACAGGAGGATCGCGATGGGGAGGAACGGACCACCGACGAGCACACCGAGCGGGAAGACCCACAGCGCGAGCTTGTTCATGATCGCCGATTGCGGGTTCGCGGCGGCTTCGGGACTCTGACGCGCGACGGAGGCACGCGAGTTGAAGTGGGTCGCGATGCTGGCGATGATCATCAGCGGCACCGCGACGACGGCGATGTTCAGCACCGTGGGAATGGGACCGTATGCGGCGAACGCGTCGAGCTGCGCCTTCGGCATGGTGATCCAAGCCGAGATCGGGGCACCGAACAGTCGGGCACTCAGGAAGGACTGCACGTCCTCGACGCTGAAGAAGTAGTTCGGGGTGTTCGCGTTGGCCTCGACCGACATGCCGAGCTGACCGATACCGGTGCCGGTGCGGTTGAACGAGCGAAGCACGTGAAACAGGCCGATGAAGACCGGCGCCTGCGCGAGAACCGGGAGGCAGCCCATGATCGGGTTGAACCCGTGCTCCTTCTGGAGCTTCTGCATCTCGACAGCCTGACGCTGCCGGTCACCCGAGTACTTCTTCTGCAGAGCCTTGATCTGCGGCTGAAGTTCCTGCATCTGGCGCGTCGTGCGGACCTGCTTGACGAACGGCTTGTACAGCACGGCACGCAGCGTGAACACAAGGAACACCACGGAGAGCGCCCACGTGATGCCGCTGTCCGGACCCAGGAAGGGAATGGCACCGAAAACCTTGTGCCAGACCCACAGGATCCCGGACACCGGATAGTAAATGAAGTCGAGCACGGCTCTATGTACTCCTCTGTTCGTCCACGTTCGCCGGACAGCAACGACGGCTACCCGCATGACGGTCGTGACGGGCAGGGACCGGGTCCCACCCTCCAGGGTGCCAGGGGGCACACTTCGCCAACCGAACCACCGTCAAAAGAAGGCCTTTGATCGTCCCGTGGGTACGCAGGGATTCCACCGCGTACTCGCTACAGGTCGGCATGAACCGGCAGGTCGGCATCCTCAGGGGCGACACATACGTCCGGTAGAGCTCGATGAAGAAAATGAGAGTGCGCGCCGGTAACGCACGGACCGACTTCCACGCGGAAGAGGCCGAGGAGGTGCCCTCGGCCGTGTCGGCGCGCGACTCGTGGAGTGCGCTTTTCATGTGGAGTTACTCACGGGCGCAAGAAGGTCCAATCGAAGGAGACCTGCACGGAGTTGCTTCTCCAGGTCCCGGCTACTTGCAGTCGCAGCTCCCGGAAGAGCGCGAATCACCACATCGGTTCCCCGTGGAACCGAATCCACGAGGTCGATGCAGATATGACGAAGCCGGCGTGCGACTCGATGTCGAATCACCGCCGGCCCGACAGCCTTACTCACAACCAGTCCGAATCGCGGACCGCCGCTACTCACCAGCTCATCTGCCTGCGCACGGTCGAAAGCGTGCACAACCAGGTCGCGTCTTCCCATCCGACGACCACGTCGCACAGTCAACGAAAAATCTGAATGACGACGCAATCGGTGCGGCTCAGGCAACACCCCGAGCTCCCGAACCCAGTGTCGGGATCAGGCGGTGAGGGATTCGCGGCCCTTACGGCGACGCGCCGAAACGATTGCACGACCCGCACGGGTCCGCATACGAAGACGGAAGCCGTGAACGCGCGCGCGGCGTCGGTTGTTCGGCTGGAACGTCCGCTTGCCCTTGGCCACGGTCAACACTCCTCGAAGTTCATCGACGCCTCCCGGCGTCATGGATCTAACATTGGCGAAAACTCAGGTGTTCATCCACAGGGTGGGGATGGAACGACTTCGAAACTGGACTCGAGCCAGCACGAAACCGCCACCTCACCACAGGGTGACTGTTCGAGAGTACTTACCACTCCCGGTCAGGTCAAACTCGCTCACCTGCGATTCCCCCGCGAATCGGCTGACCGACACGCCGAGGATCGACAAATGCTCGCACCCCGACTTCCAATGTGCCAAACCGCTGTGAGGTTGCCGACACTGTTGCTAGCGTCTATGCATGGTCTCGCCGATGAACCCTGATCGAGTGCCCAGCTCTCGACTTCACCGTTCTCATCTGCACATTCACCACAATTCATCCACAGGGCACCGATGGTGTCCCGTTTCGGATCATCACGAGGGTTCCTGACGCCCTTCACTTCTCGGGTCCCCGGGCCCGCTCATCCAGGTTTCGCATGCATAAGCGCAGGTCAGCGCGCTCGATCTGGACTCCTCGCCGTCAAACGACGTCTCCGCAGGGGGCGTCTCCGGTTTGTCCACATCTGTGGATAATTGTGTGGAAACACAGTTCAGATGGCATATTCGTAGGTCCGTACGGGGTCCATCCTCAGGTCGGGGAAGCTCCCATTTCCACCTCGACGACGGCACCGACACTGGTCTCGGCACCGCAGGCGCCGAGACCGCGAACACACTGGGGAGGAACCTCGTGAACGACGATCCGAATGCGCTCGCACGGATCTGGATCGACGTCGTCGCCGACCTCACATCCGATTCGCCGGGCGGCGATCTGCCGCCGTTGACGAGGGGACAGAAGGCGTGGTTGGCGCTCGTCAAACCGCTGACGCTCGCACAGGGCTTCGCGCTCCTGTCCGTTCCGTCGCCCTTCGCGCAGGAAGCGATCGAACGGGATCTGCGTGAGCCGATCCTCCACGCACTCGGCCGGCATCTCGGTGAGCAGGTCGAGGGTCTCGGTGTGCGCATCGCCGCCCCGGTCGACGACGAACCCGAATCCGAGGCCCCGAGCCGAGAGCGCAGGCCCGACCCGGAACCTGTGCACACCCCTCGCCATCTCGAGCCCTCCGTCACCAGTTCCGGGACGTTCCGCAGGCGCCGCTTCGGCTCCGGTGACGACCAGCCCTACTCGGACACCACGGACTTCGAGGAGGTCGACGACGACAGCGAGGCACTCGCCAGCGTCCACGAATCCTGGCCGTCGTACTTCACGAAGCCGCCCGCGGGCCCCGCACCTGCGGCGACGGGCGGAAACAGCCTCAACGCGAAGTACACGTTCGATACGTTCGTGATCGGCTCGTCCAACCGGTTCGCCCACGCCGCCGCGGTCGCCATCGCCGAGGCACCGGCGCGCGCGTACAACCCGTTGTTCATCTGGGGAGCGTCCGGCCTCGGCAAGACGCACCTGTTGCACGCCGCGGGCCACTACGCCCAGCGCCTCTTCCCGGGCATGCGCGTCAAGTACGTCTCCACCGAGGAATTCACCAACGACTTCATCAACAGCCTCCGCGACGACCGCAAGGTGGCGTTCAAACGCCGCTACCGCGAGACCGACGTCCTGCTGGTGGACGACATCCAGTTCATCGAGGGCAAGGAAGGTATCCAGGAGGAGTTCTTCCACACCTTCAACACCCTGCACAACGCGAACAAGCAGATCGTCGTCTCCTCCGACCGGCCGCCGAAGCAACTGGCGACACTCGAGGAACGCCTGCGCACCCGGTTCGAATGGGGCCTGATCACCGACGTTCAGCCCCCCGAACTCGAGACCCGCATCGCCATCCTCAGCAAGAAGGCCCGAATGGACCGGCTCGAGGTGCCCGACGACGTCCTCGAGTTGATCGCGTCCCGGATCGAACGCAACATCCGGGAGCTCGAGGGTGCCCTCATCCGCGTGACGGCGTTCGCGTCCCTGAACAGGCAACCCCTGGACCTCACGCTCGCCGAGGTCGTGCTGCGCGACCTGATGCCCGACTCGTCCAGCCTCGAGATCAATGCGGCGACGATCATGGCGGTCACCGCGGAGTACTTCAACATGTCGATCGACGACCTCTGCGGGCCCGGCAAGGCGCGTCCGCTGGCGTCCGCCCGCCAGATCTCCATGTACCTGTGCCGGGAGCTGACCGATCTGTCCCTGCCGAAGATCGGGCAGACGTTCGGCCGCGACCACACCACCGTCATGTACGCGGACAAGAAGATTCGCAAGGAGATGACGGAGCGGCGGAAGGTTTACGACCAGGTCCAGGAGCTCACGGCCCGGATCAAGCAGCGATCGAAGAGGTAGTCGCACGCCCCTGCTTCTCCTGTGCCCCTGGTAGCTCGCCTACCGGGGGCACACGTCGTTTCGTGGGGTTCCAGCTCCGATTCCGCCCGCCGCGGGCAACTCGAGGGGCTCCTCGAGCCGGTCCTCGAGGGTGGGCTCGAGCGGGTCCTCGAGGGTGGGCTCGAGCGGGTCCTCGAGGTACCGCTCGAGGGTCTACTCGAGGCGGGCGCAAACCCCGGCCGGCGCGACACACCGGGGCAACACGCCGACGCCGGGACCTGGGATAAAGCATGCACACCTGTGGATAAATGTGGGGATGAGGTGGAATCCCTGTGGACAGAACGTGCAGAACTTTGAACAACCTCGAGTAGTCCACATGGGGGGCGATTTGGTCCTCGAGTTTGTCCTCGAGAATTCCCCATTCCTCGAGGCGGACCGACCAGCGTCTACAGCCGTTCGTCCACAGATTCCACAGGACCTAATAGTACTTCTCGTTAATTCTTATAGAAAACTCTTTGAAAACAGGGTTGGGGATCGCCTCGGTTCACAGGCCTCCGTCGGAGACTCGAGGACTGGACCGTTCGGCTTTCAAGTTCGTCCTCGAGGGCATACGGTTATGCATCGCCGCTCTGTGAAAGACTGCAGTGCTGTGGTCACGGCCCGACCGTGGCGAACAACCGTGCCTACCGAGAGGAACAACCCGGCGATGGAGCTTGGAAGCCTGAAGTTTCGTGTCTCCCGGGAAGAATTCGCTGATTCAGTGGCATGGGTCGCTCGCAGTCTGCCGTCGCGGCCTCCGGTGCCGGTTCTGGGCGGTGTCCTCCTGGATGCGACCGAGCAGGGGCTGACGGTTTCGGGGTTCGACTACGAGGTATCGGCGCAGGTCAGGGTTGCGGCCGAGGTGGGTAGCGCCGGTCAGGTCCTGGTCTCGGGCAAGCTGCTCGCCGACATCACGAAGTCGCTTCCCAACAAGCCCGTCGACGTGACGCTCGAGGGCACCCGTGTGCTGATCACCTGCGGTAGCGCCAAGTTCTCCCTGCCCACCATGCCGGTCGAGGACTATCCCCAGCTTCCGCAGTTGCCGCAGCAGACCGGATCGATCCCCGCCGACGTGTTCTCCGAGGCGATCAGTCAGGTGGCGGTCGCGGCGGGCAAGGACGACACCCTGCCGATGCTGACGGGTATCCGGGTCGAGATCGAGCGCAACGCGATCGTGCTCGCGGCCACCGACCGGTTCCGTCTCGCGGTCCGTGAACTCGAGTGGTCGCCGGCGAACCCCGACACCACCGCGGCCGTCCTCATCCCCGCCAAGACCCTGTCCGAGTCGGCGAAAACGCTTGCGGGCGATGCCACTTCACCGGTCGAGCTGGCTCTCGGATCGGGTTCCGCGGTCGGAAACGACGGCCTCCTCGGCATCGTCAACGACGGCCGTCGCACCACCACCCGGCTGCTGGACGCCGAGTTCCCGAAGTTCCGGCAGCTGCTGCCGTCCGAGCACACCGCGCTGGCCACCGTGGAGATCGCTCCGCTCGTCGAGGCCATCAAGCGTGTCGCCCTCGTCGCCGAGCGCGGCGCGCAGGTCCGCCTGCAGTTCTCCACCGAGGGGCTGCTCCTCTCCGCCGGTGGTGACGATGCCGGTCGCGCCGAGGAAGGCTTGAACGCGGTGTTCCAGGGTGAGTCGCTCACCATCGCCTTCAACCCCGGCTACCTGATCGACGGGCTGTCCTCGCTGCACAGCGAGCAGGTGCTGTTCGGTTTCACGACCCCCAGCCGTCCCGCGGTGCTGCGTCCGGCCACCGAGGAAGAGATCGAACCCGACGATTCCGGAAACTTCGCTGCGCCGGAGAGCGCGTACACGTACCTGCTGATGCCGGTGCGTCTGCCGGGCTGACGATTCGCGGAAGCGAAACCAGTACTGCCGAAAGAAATCTCACGAGTGGACGGAGATCACGATGCAGATCGGGTTGGTCGGGCTCGGAAAAATGGGATTCAACATGCGCGAGCGGTTGCGCGCGCACGGGCACGAAGTGGTCGGCTACGACCCGCGCCCCGAGGTCACGGATGTGGCGTCGCTGGCAGAACTCGCGCAGCGACTCGAGTCTCCGCGCGTCGTGTGGGTGATGGTTCCGGCGGGAAAGATCACCCAGGACACGGTGACCGGGCTGGCGTCGGTGCTCGAGAGCGGCGACCTGGTGATCGACGGTGGCAACTCGAGATACACCGACGACAAGATTCACGGTGAGCTGCTCGGTTCCCACGGCATCGGCTACCTCGACTGCGGTGTGTCCGGCGGGGTCTGGGGACTCGAGAACGGCTACGGCCTGATGGCAGGCGGGTCGGCGGCGGACGTCGAGCGGGCGCTGCCGATCTTCGACGCACTGCGCCCCGAGGGGGAGCGTGCGGACGGCTTCGTTCACGCCGGCCCGGTCGGTGCGGGCCACTACGCGAAGATGATCCACAACGGCATCGAGTACGGACTGATGCAGGCGTACGCCGAGGGCTACGAACTGCTCGAGGCCGAAGACCTCGTC from Rhodococcus opacus B4 encodes:
- a CDS encoding protein jag, giving the protein MASEPDIAVDGDETDVTAPTQNPDTEVDSDSDDYLIEEGEIAGDYLEQLLDVLDFDGDIDLDVEGDRAVVSIDGGDDLTKLVGRKGEVLDALQELTRLAVQQATGERSRLMLDIAGWRAGRRAELTELGSSAARRVLESGEREELAPMTPFERKIVHDAVAKVDGVSSESEGAEPSRRVVVIKD
- the yidC gene encoding membrane protein insertase YidC, coding for MLDFIYYPVSGILWVWHKVFGAIPFLGPDSGITWALSVVFLVFTLRAVLYKPFVKQVRTTRQMQELQPQIKALQKKYSGDRQRQAVEMQKLQKEHGFNPIMGCLPVLAQAPVFIGLFHVLRSFNRTGTGIGQLGMSVEANANTPNYFFSVEDVQSFLSARLFGAPISAWITMPKAQLDAFAAYGPIPTVLNIAVVAVPLMIIASIATHFNSRASVARQSPEAAANPQSAIMNKLALWVFPLGVLVGGPFLPIAILLYWVSNNIWTYGQQHIVFRRIDAEEEEKKQAAIARRADNAPKPGARPDLTKKKKKSATATDGSSSDNEPEIVEGVVEGDVSDQPSGDGSASKPKPGARPQSNRGKSPKRKRR
- the yidD gene encoding membrane protein insertion efficiency factor YidD, which produces MKSALHESRADTAEGTSSASSAWKSVRALPARTLIFFIELYRTYVSPLRMPTCRFMPTCSEYAVESLRTHGTIKGLLLTVVRLAKCAPWHPGGWDPVPARHDRHAGSRRCCPANVDEQRST
- the rnpA gene encoding ribonuclease P protein component → MLPEPHRLRRHSDFSLTVRRGRRMGRRDLVVHAFDRAQADELVSSGGPRFGLVVSKAVGPAVIRHRVARRLRHICIDLVDSVPRGTDVVIRALPGAATASSRDLEKQLRAGLLRLDLLAPVSNST
- the rpmH gene encoding 50S ribosomal protein L34, giving the protein MAKGKRTFQPNNRRRARVHGFRLRMRTRAGRAIVSARRRKGRESLTA
- the dnaA gene encoding chromosomal replication initiator protein DnaA translates to MNDDPNALARIWIDVVADLTSDSPGGDLPPLTRGQKAWLALVKPLTLAQGFALLSVPSPFAQEAIERDLREPILHALGRHLGEQVEGLGVRIAAPVDDEPESEAPSRERRPDPEPVHTPRHLEPSVTSSGTFRRRRFGSGDDQPYSDTTDFEEVDDDSEALASVHESWPSYFTKPPAGPAPAATGGNSLNAKYTFDTFVIGSSNRFAHAAAVAIAEAPARAYNPLFIWGASGLGKTHLLHAAGHYAQRLFPGMRVKYVSTEEFTNDFINSLRDDRKVAFKRRYRETDVLLVDDIQFIEGKEGIQEEFFHTFNTLHNANKQIVVSSDRPPKQLATLEERLRTRFEWGLITDVQPPELETRIAILSKKARMDRLEVPDDVLELIASRIERNIRELEGALIRVTAFASLNRQPLDLTLAEVVLRDLMPDSSSLEINAATIMAVTAEYFNMSIDDLCGPGKARPLASARQISMYLCRELTDLSLPKIGQTFGRDHTTVMYADKKIRKEMTERRKVYDQVQELTARIKQRSKR
- the dnaN gene encoding DNA polymerase III subunit beta gives rise to the protein MELGSLKFRVSREEFADSVAWVARSLPSRPPVPVLGGVLLDATEQGLTVSGFDYEVSAQVRVAAEVGSAGQVLVSGKLLADITKSLPNKPVDVTLEGTRVLITCGSAKFSLPTMPVEDYPQLPQLPQQTGSIPADVFSEAISQVAVAAGKDDTLPMLTGIRVEIERNAIVLAATDRFRLAVRELEWSPANPDTTAAVLIPAKTLSESAKTLAGDATSPVELALGSGSAVGNDGLLGIVNDGRRTTTRLLDAEFPKFRQLLPSEHTALATVEIAPLVEAIKRVALVAERGAQVRLQFSTEGLLLSAGGDDAGRAEEGLNAVFQGESLTIAFNPGYLIDGLSSLHSEQVLFGFTTPSRPAVLRPATEEEIEPDDSGNFAAPESAYTYLLMPVRLPG